One Belonocnema kinseyi isolate 2016_QV_RU_SX_M_011 chromosome 6, B_treatae_v1, whole genome shotgun sequence genomic region harbors:
- the LOC117174280 gene encoding ancient ubiquitous protein 1-like: MSQIDIKNLFDESRFPSGWKLVSLLLYAPLGLIIVLLRFLISLSFWTLASILPDCQPLRTFLHNGLSLSFGIIIKISPETEERNPEARILVANNVSTLDHFVIRRVAQTVTPSGWDLPSSLSEALGLQKMDMSSKDVLVANIKEFLASTKANLAVQPEFGATNNRVALLKFNSWPFGIEPVVQPVVIKATRPEFVDVRLTSVASTTWTDVLWFMFVPYTIFTLKYLKARRNTDQEILVREVEKEIADELKIQTSTHTISDKSEYEKRYIREKVQNRGTQSRGSTNSQVGNMEMIRMAQRVNEVLPMVPRSVVLRDLSKTRNAEITIANLLDGIVTYTPEQLPSTASESSFSKSQVQPAKGFKMPGTLSFHERKTRMIAEAREKYIEKHGLKNC, encoded by the exons GTTTCCCAGTGGCTGGAAACTAGTATCTCTGCTACTGTACGCCCCTCTGGGACTAATAATCGTCCTCTTGCGCTTCCTAATCAGTCTTAGTTTCTGGACATTGGCTTCGATACTTCCAGACTGTCAACCACTTCGAACATTTTTACACAATGGACTCAGTTTATCGTTCGGCATTATCATCAAGATCAGTCCAGAGACTGAGGAGCGCAATCCCGAGGCAAGGATTCTTGTAGCGAACAATGTATCAACTCTGGATCACTTTGTGATTCGGAGAGTCGCTCAAACAGTCACTCCCAGTGGTTGGGATCTGCCAAGTTCTCTGAGCGAAGCTCTGGGTTTGCAGAAAATGGACATGAGCAGCAAGGACGTGCTCGTTGCAAATATCAAGGAATTCCTCGCTTCAACAAAAGCCAACCTTGCCGTTCAACCCGAGTTTGGAGCCACTAATAACCGCGTGGCATTGCTCAAATTCAACTCGTGGCCGTTTGGAATAGAACCGGTCGTTCAACCGGTCGTCATCAAGGCGACGAGGCCCGAATTCGTCGACGTGAGACTCACATCCGTCGCCTCGACGACGTGGACTGACGTGCTCTGGTTCATGTTCGTCCCCTACACGATTTTTACATTAAAGTACCTTAAGGCTAGAAGAAATACGGACCAGGAAATACTCGTGAGAGAGGTCGAGAAGGAGATTGCTGACGAGCTGAAAATCCAGACTAGTACGCACACGATTTCGGACAAAAGCGAGTATGAAAAGCGGTATATTCGGGAGAAAGTACAAAACAGAGGCACTCAAAGCAGAGGTTCCACGAATTCGCAGGTTGGGAACATGGAGATGATCAGAATGGCCCAGCGAGTTAATGAAGTACTTCCAATGGTACCACGCAGTGTTGTTCTTCGCGATCTTT CAAAAACAAGAAACGCGGAGATTACAATCGCCAATCTCCTCGACGGCATAGTAACTTACACGCCAGAACAATTGCCATCAACTGCTTcggaaagttcattttcaaaatcgCAAGTACAGCCtgcaaaaggttttaaaatgccAGGAACTCTTTCTTTCCATGAGAGGAAGACAAGGATGATAGCGGAAGCTCGCGAGAAATACATTGAGAAGCACGGACTCAAAAACTGTTGA